GTGAAGTGCTTGGAGTCGTCCTGGTCGCCGGCGACGACCAGGGTGGGCGTGGCCATCGTGGAGAAGTCGGTGGTGTGGAAGAACGGCACCATCTCGGCCATCGGTCCGTTGAGGATGTCGCCGCCCCTGCCAGGTGCGGCCAGCAGCACACCCACCTTGATCCGGGGCTCGAGCAGGTTCACTTCCTCCCCGGTGTCGGGGTCGGCGCTGCGGGCGCCCAGCAGGAGGCTGGCGGTGTGGCCGCCGAGGGAGTGCCCTGCGACCGCGATCTTGTCGTGGTCGATGCGCCCTGCGAGCTGCGGCACGGTCTTCTCGATCTCGTCGAGCCGGTCGAGGATGTGGCTCATGTCCTCGGCACGGGAGCGCCAGAAGACGGGGGCTCCGGGGGTGTCGGCGAGCTGACGACTCAGTGTGCGGGAGCTGAGGTGGGTGGGCTGGATGACGACGAACCCGGCTGCCGCCCAGAGATTGGCGATGGGCGCGTACCCGTTGAGCGAGGACAGGTTGTTGGAGCCGCCGTGGCCGTGGGAGAGCAGGATGACGGGCAGGCCGGTCCCGGTGGCGGGCGCGGAGACACGGACCTGGAGGTCCACGGGCCGTCCAGGCACGGACAGGACCACCGGGCTGTACGACAGGACGGGAGCGGGCGAGCCGAAGGCGGCGGCGGATCCGGTTGATGCAGTCATGATGAGCGGTCTCCTTATGGAACCTGCACCGTTGCCGGCACCAAGCCCGGGCGGTGGCAGGCGAGTGGTCAGACGTGTCTGACCTCAGCTATCCTGAAACGGAACGTTGCTCCATTTATTATTCGGAGCGATGTTCCGCTTTGTCAACGGTGAT
Above is a genomic segment from Streptomyces collinus Tu 365 containing:
- a CDS encoding alpha/beta hydrolase family protein, translated to MTASTGSAAAFGSPAPVLSYSPVVLSVPGRPVDLQVRVSAPATGTGLPVILLSHGHGGSNNLSSLNGYAPIANLWAAAGFVVIQPTHLSSRTLSRQLADTPGAPVFWRSRAEDMSHILDRLDEIEKTVPQLAGRIDHDKIAVAGHSLGGHTASLLLGARSADPDTGEEVNLLEPRIKVGVLLAAPGRGGDILNGPMAEMVPFFHTTDFSTMATPTLVVAGDQDDSKHFTDVGPDWHTDPYRLAPAPKTLLTLFGAGHLLGGISGYDAAETTDESPERVAALARLTSAYLHTQFQPDDHAWQAACEALTTGAAPAGRVEFK